One genomic segment of Clostridium saccharoperbutylacetonicum N1-4(HMT) includes these proteins:
- a CDS encoding site-specific integrase codes for METLSNCLRYAQKNKLIFYLPTDIERVSIEKPKVEFWHKNEVDFFLNEIKNDYLYFPTLVDLLTGLRIGELCGLRWCDIDLENGILTVRNQVINDKKNKSLIFTDKLKTNPSYRKLTLPDILITKLKKIKGKSLDTDFVILSREGEMCNPRNLSMEFTRSVSKYKLSVEELSQADPSADINNYMQLPQLSFHALRHTHATLLIFKGENIKVVSERLGHKSITETLDTYTHIMLDMKNNTANLLNDMFVDTIPD; via the coding sequence ATGGAAACTTTGAGTAATTGCCTTAGATATGCACAAAAAAATAAATTAATATTTTATCTACCAACTGATATTGAGCGGGTATCAATCGAAAAACCTAAAGTTGAATTTTGGCATAAAAATGAGGTTGATTTTTTCTTAAATGAGATTAAGAACGATTATTTATACTTTCCAACCCTTGTGGATCTTTTAACGGGTTTAAGAATTGGAGAACTATGTGGATTGCGTTGGTGTGATATTGATTTAGAAAACGGGATCTTAACTGTTAGAAATCAAGTAATAAACGATAAAAAAAATAAATCTTTAATATTTACAGATAAATTAAAAACTAATCCTAGTTATAGAAAACTTACCTTACCCGATATATTAATCACTAAATTGAAAAAAATTAAAGGAAAATCACTAGATACTGATTTTGTTATTTTAAGTCGTGAAGGTGAAATGTGTAACCCCCGTAATTTATCAATGGAGTTTACTAGATCAGTTTCAAAATATAAACTGTCGGTCGAAGAACTTAGCCAAGCAGATCCAAGCGCCGATATAAATAATTATATGCAACTACCACAACTTTCTTTCCATGCCCTTAGACATACCCACGCAACATTATTAATTTTTAAAGGTGAAAATATCAAAGTTGTTTCAGAAAGATTGGGGCATAAAAGTATTACTGAAACTTTAGATACTTATACTCATATAATGCTAGATATGAAAAATAATACTGCTAATTTATTAAATGATATGTTTGTGGATACGATCCCCGATTAA
- a CDS encoding N-acetylmuramoyl-L-alanine amidase, giving the protein MKKYYTAVKNVLEKYGHTVIECNSNGLTAGAELSEGANKSNGANVDLFVSLHMNASNGQGHGVEALVSSANSGAYKYALNLCNNFGSLFINRGVKYESLYEMNHIQPPNVIFEICFCDSQTDIEIYNKYSWDQLAYRFANAIDPNIPIEPPTDNQKAYG; this is encoded by the coding sequence ATGAAAAAATATTATACCGCAGTTAAAAACGTATTAGAAAAATACGGTCATACCGTGATTGAATGCAACTCGAATGGATTGACTGCGGGTGCTGAACTTTCAGAGGGGGCGAACAAGTCGAACGGGGCGAACGTTGATTTATTCGTTAGCCTCCATATGAACGCAAGTAACGGACAAGGGCACGGCGTAGAGGCGTTAGTCAGTTCAGCAAATAGTGGGGCGTATAAGTACGCCTTAAACCTTTGTAATAATTTTGGATCATTATTCATTAATAGGGGCGTTAAATACGAGAGCCTTTACGAAATGAACCATATTCAACCCCCGAATGTAATTTTTGAGATTTGTTTTTGCGATAGCCAAACAGATATCGAAATATATAATAAATACTCATGGGATCAATTAGCTTATAGGTTCGCAAATGCGATCGATCCAAATATCCCAATAGAACCGCCTACAGATAATCAAAAAGCGTATGGATAG